DNA sequence from the Alphaproteobacteria bacterium genome:
GCGGGTTTTCACCGGCCGGTCGAGGCCGAAGAAAATCGCGTCCGTGACTTTGGTTTCGTAGCGCATGATGCTTTAATATGGCGTCTCGTTCGTTCTACCGCAACTATAGCCCGGAAAGTTTTACCATGTCGTCAACTTCTCCATTCGTCGCCGACCGGATCAAGGCCAGGCTTATGGCCGCATTTTCGCCGGTTTCGATGGAACTGATCGACGAATCGGCAAGCCATGCCGGCCATGCGGGCTATAAGCCGGGCGGCGAAAGCCATTTCCGGCTG
Encoded proteins:
- a CDS encoding BolA family protein, yielding MSSTSPFVADRIKARLMAAFSPVSMELIDESASHAGHAGYKPGGESHFRLTIAAAAFDGKSRLERQRMVNQALEEELADIHALRLTVRGAEE